Proteins from a genomic interval of Osmia bicornis bicornis chromosome 11, iOsmBic2.1, whole genome shotgun sequence:
- the LOC114877781 gene encoding putative RNA-binding protein Luc7-like 2 isoform X4: MDLGECPQIHDLALRADYEAAQKKKDHFYDIDAMEHLQNFIADCDRRTEQAKQRLAETQEELSAEVAAKANNVHVLAEEIGKKLAKAEQLGEEGFVEESMKLMGEIDELRKKKNEAEQEYRNSMPASSYQQQKLRVCEVCSAYLGIHDNDRRLADHFGGKLHLGFIKIREKLAELQKTVEERRKEKRESLLDRRRDRDRDDRDRDRDRSDSRRGGLGYRDKDRERDRERDRDRDRDRDRDRERDRDRDRDRERRDRDRRKSRSRSRSRGKRSKRSRSNSRSRRSRSRRSGSNDRKR; encoded by the exons ATGGACCTGGGAGAATGCCCCCAGATTCACGACCTGGCCCTACGGGCTGATTATGAGGCTGCgcaaaagaagaaagatcACTTTTATGACATTGAC gCGATGGAgcatttgcaaaatttcataGCCGATTGTGATCGTCGTACGGAACAGGCGAAGCAACGGCTCGCAGAAACGCAAGAGGAGCTGAGCGCGGAGGTTGCAGCTAAAGCGAACAATGTCCACGTTCTTGCGGAGGAGATCGGTAAAAAATTGGCGAAAGCCGAGCAACTTGGCGAAGAAGGTTTCGTCGAGGAATCGATGAAACTGATGGGCGAAATAGACGAGctgagaaagaagaaaaacgaagCTGAACAAGAATATAGGAACAGCATGCCAGCATCCAGTTACCAGCAACAGAAATTAAGGGTCTGCGAGGTTTGCAGTGCCTACCTTGGCATTCACGATAACGACAGACGTTTGGCGGATCATTTCGGTGGGAAGTTGCATCTGGGATTCATTAAGATCCGCGAGAAATTGGCAGAGCTTCAGAAAACTGTCGAAGAGAGACGCAAAGAGAAACGGGAATCGCTGCTCGACAGACGCAGAGATAGGGACAGAGATGATCGGGACAGGGACCGTGATAGATCGGATAGCCGACGTGGAGGTTTGGGTTATAGAGATAAGGATCGCGAGCGTGACCGTGAACGCGATCGTGACCGTGACAGAGATCGCGATCGTGACCGTGAGCGTGATCGTGATCGGGACCGAGATCGTGAACGCAGAGACAGAGACAGGAGAAAGTCACGTTCTCGAAGCCGCAGTCGTGGAAAAAG ATCAAAACGTTCCCGCAGTAATAGCCGTAGCCGTCGATCCCGTTCCCGTCGTAGTGGGTCGAACGATCGAAAAAGATAA
- the LOC114877780 gene encoding protein pellino isoform X1: protein MPVTKRIPCPSRSDGGSSESPLLVEEGETVGAPHSPHTKHNHSHSHANPHRSHSYRHEKPKQLVKYGELVILGYNGFLPPGDRGRRRSKFVLFKRPVPNGVKRSKHYIVKTPHSSQAILNTKQHSISYTLSRTQAVIVEYTEDEGTDMFQVGRSSESPIDFVVMDTCAGGSDSSNEGRVAQSTISRFACRILADRSDPRIARIYAAGFDSSRNIFLGEKATKWQENREIDGLTTNGVLIMHPRGQFCGGEAQCGFWREVSVGGGVFSLRESRSAQQKGNVVEDENNILQDGTLIDLCGATLLWRSAEGLAKSPTKHDLEELVDAINAGRPQCPVGLNTLVIPRKAATDSTQQQPYVYLKCGHVQGHHDWGQEKDKATRRCPMCLIAGSVVKLSMGIEPAFYVDCGPPTYAFRPCGHMATEKTVKYWEKVAIPHGTNGYIAICPFCAVPLEGTPGYVKLIFQDNVD from the exons ATGCCAGTAACTAAACGTATTCCATGCCCTTCGCG ATCCGACGGTGGTAGTAGTGAAAGTCCATTACTCGTGGAAGAAGGAGAAACAGTTGGTGCACCTCATAGTCCGCACACCAAACATAATCATAGTCATTCGCATGCTAATCCTCATAGGTCCCATAGTTACCGCCATGAAAAACCAAAACAATTAGTAAAATACGGAGAGTTAGTCATTCTTGG ATACAATGGATTCCTCCCACCGGGAGACCGGGGAAGAAGGAGAAGTAAGTTTGTTCTTTTTAAGAGGCCTGTACCAAATGGTGTGAAACGCAGTAAACATTACATTGTTAAAACACCTCACAGTTCACAAGCTATCCTTAATACGAAACAACATTCGATATCGTACACTCTTTCACGAACACAAGCGGTTATCGTAGAATATACCGAAGATGAAGGAACCGATATGTTTCAG GTGGGACGTTCTTCCGAATCTCCAATTGATTTCGTCGTCATGGATACCTGTGCAGGCGGCAGCGACAGCTCCAACGAAGGGCGCGTCGCTCAAAGTACAATTAGCAGATTTGCCTGCCGAATTCTAGCCGATCGGTCAGATCCTCGAATTGCAAGAATATATGCCGCGGGTTTTGATAGTTCAAGGAATATCTTTTTAGGG GAAAAAGCAACAAAGTGGCAAGAGAATCGTGAGATCGATGGACTCACGACAAACGGCGTTCTAATAATGCATCCACGGGGTCAGTTTTGCGGTGGCGAGGCACAATGTGGTTTTTGGAGAGAAGTGAGCGTAGGTGGTGGTGTATTCTCTTTAAGAGAAAGCCGAAGTGCCCAACAAAAAGGAAACGTTGTGgaggatgaaaataatattctacAAGATGGAACTTTGATTGATCTTTGTGGTGCTACGTTGCTTTGGAGATCAGCCGAAGGTCTGGCAAAGTCTCCG ACGAAGCACGATTTGGAAGAATTGGTTGATGCTATTAATGCCGGAAGACCACAGTGCCCGGTCGGTTTGAATACTTTAGTCATACCACGTAAAGCAGCTACGGATTCGACTCAACAACAGCCGTATGTATATTTGAAATGTGGACACGTACAAGGTCATCATGACTGGGGACAAGAGAAAGACAAAGCTACACGAAGGTGTCCAATGTGTTTAATAGCTGGTTCGGTAGTTAAACTTTCAATGGGAATAGAACCAGCATTTTACGTTGATTGTGGCCCACCTACTTACGCGTTTAGGCCTTGTGGACACATGGCCACAGAGAAAACTGTTAA atatTGGGAAAAGGTCGCAATACCGCACGGAACAAACGGTTACATTGCAATTTGTCCATTTTGTGCAGTCCCTCTCGAAGGAACACCAGGATACGTAAAACTGATTTTCCAAGATAATGTAGACTGA
- the LOC114877760 gene encoding nuclear cap-binding protein subunit 1, with the protein MSRRRVHEEEDGYERAYKKRRRVSENQEIEDRLESLILRVGEKSTSSLESNLEGLASVLEADLGLFRSKILRILTDCAIKMPEKCTIYTTLVGLLNAKNFNFGGEFVDYMVKNFKDALKACRWDVARYSLRFLADLVNCHVLSCGSLMQLFDNMLDAANEDGVPQVRRDWYVYAVLSTLPWVGRELYEKKEQELDHLMVTIEIFLNKRSKKHQPALRVWSSDTPHPQEEYLDCLWAQVRKLRQDNWAEKHIPRPYLAFDSILCEALQHNLPTMMAPPHHESYSYPLPTVVFRMFDYTDCPAEGPLLPGSHAIERFLIEEHLRQIINNYFYERKDCSAQLLNFPYKAKIPLDYCIVEVIFGELFRLPAPKNLEICYGSILIELCKLQPSTMPQVLAQATEILFRRIDSMAAAAFDRFVWWFAYHLSNFQFRWSWEDWDSCLQRDPEHPRPKFIREVLLKALRLSYYQRIRDMMPESYADLIPPPPEPIYKYTSEGASSLPGTAAAHELVVSIRRKCTPEEVLNVLNTLPGPRENEETSNFNPLKIDVFVQTLLNLGSKSFSHSFAAIGKFHYVFKVLAETEEAQICILRNMYALWKNHYQMMVVLTDKFLKTGIIECSAIANWIFSKEMASEFTKLYIWEILHLIIRKKNKHVTKLSTELAEAREKLRRAESRSGSSSDDEDNNKDRNREKPSEDVVERMEEKLEAAQADQKNLFLIIFQRFIMILSEHLVRCDTDGIDYNTHWYKWTIGRLQQVFLTHHEQVQKYSSTLETLLFTPDLDPHILDVFHQFVSLRA; encoded by the exons ATGAGTCGCAGAAGGGTTCATGAGGAAGAAGATGGATATG AACGGGCGTATAAGAAACGTAGAAGGGTATCAGAGAATCAAGAAATTGAAGATAGACTCGAATCCCTTATCTTACGGGTTGGAGAAAAATCCACATCTTCTTTGGAAAGTAATCTTGAAGGTTTGGCTTCTGTATTGGAAGCTGATCTTGGATTGTTTCGAAGTAAAATACTTCGAATTTTAACTGACTGTGCTATTAAAATGCCTGAGAAATGCACAATTTATACAACACTTGTTGGGTTATTAAATGCAAAGAACTTTAATTTTGGCGGTGAATTTGTTGACTACATGGTGAAGAATTTTAAAGATGCATTGAAAGCTTGTAGATGGGATGTAGCTAGATATTCATTAAGATTTCTTGCCGATTTAGTAAACTGCCATGTTTTGTCGTGCGGTTCTTTGATGCAGTTGTTTGATAATATGTTAGATGCTGCTAATGAAGATGGAGTACCTCAAGTAAGACGTGACTG GTATGTCTATGCTGTATTATCAACATTACCATGGGTTGGAAGAGAATTATATGAGAAAAAAGAACAAGAGTTAGATCACTTGATGGTGACAATagagatatttttaaataaacgaaGTAAGAAGCATCAACCAGCCTTGAGAGTTTGGTCAAGCGATACTCCTCATCCTCAAGAAGAATACTTAGATTGTTTATGGGCTCAAGTGCGCAAGCTTAGACAAGATAATTGGGCAGAGAAACATATTCCCAGACCGTATCTTGCATTTGATTCAATATTGTGCGAAGCATTACAGCATAACTTACCTACTATGATGGCACCACCGCATCATGAGTCTTATTCTTATCCATTACCGACAGTAGTTTTTCGTATGTTTGATTATACAGATTGTCCAGCTGAAGGACCATTATTACCTGGAAGTCATGCTATTGAACGATTTCTCATAGAAGAACATTTAAGACAgattattaacaattatttttatgaaagaaAAGATTG ttCAGCTCAGTTGTTGAATTTCCCGTATAAAGCAAAAATACCTTTAGATTACTGTATTGTAGAAGTAATATTTGGTGAACTATTCAGACTGCCAGCGCcaaaaaatttggaaatatgCTATGGCTCAATTTTGATTGAACTCTGCAAATTACAACCATCAACTATGCCACAG gTTTTGGCTCAAGCGACAGAAATTTTGTTTCGTCGCATAGATAGCATGGCTGCTGCTGCGTTTGATCGTTTTGTATGGTGGTTCGCGTATCATTTAAGCAATTTCCAGTTCCGTTGGTCCTGGGAAGATTGGGATTCTTGTTTACAGCGCGATCCAGAACATCCACGTCCGAAATTCATTCGAGAAGTACTTCTTAAAGCTCTAcg GTTATCATATTATCAAAGAATACGGGACATGATGCCAGAATCATATGCTGACTTGATTCCACCACCTCCAGAGCCAATTTATAAATACACTTCTGAAGGAGCCA gttcACTTCCTGGTACGGCAGCTGCCCACGAACTAGTTGTTTCAATCAGACGAAAATGTACACCAGAAGAAGTATTGAATGTACTGAACACTTTGCCAGGTCCCAGAGAAAATGAAGAGACCAGTAACTTTAATCCTTTGAAAATTGATGTTTTTGTACAGACGTTATTGAATCTAGGGTCTAAAAGCTTTAGCCATAGTTTTGCAGCGAtaggaaaatttcattatgttTTTAAA GTCCTTGCTGAAACGGAAGAAGCTCAAATATGCATTTTAAGAAACATGTATGCATTGTGGAAGAATCACTATCAAATGATGGTGGTTTTAACAGACAAATTTCTAAAGACTGGTATCATTGAATGTAGTGCTATCGCAAATTGGATATTTTCTAAGGAGATGGCATCAGAATTTACCAA GTTGTATATTTGGGAAATACTTCATTTAATAATTCGAAAGAAGAACAAACACGTAACTAAATTGAGTACAGAATTAGCAGAAGCACGCGAGAAATTAAGAAGAGCGGAAAGTAGATCTGGGTCATCTTCCGATGATgaagataataataaagataGAAACAGGGAAAAACCGTCAGAAGATGTCGTAGAAAGAATGGAGGAGAAATTGGAAGCAGCACAAGCAGAccaaaaaaatttgtttcttatCATTTTTCAG cgTTTTATAATGATTCTATCTGAACATTTAGTACGTTGCGACACTGATGGTATAGATTACAATACTCACTGGTATAAATGGACGATTGGAAGATTGCAACAAGTGTTTTTAACT cATCATGAACAAGTTCAAAAGTATTCTTCAACATTAGAGACATTACTTTTTACACCAGATCTGGATCCTCACATCTTAGATGTTTTCCATCAGTTTGTTTCTCTTAGAgcataa
- the LOC114877781 gene encoding putative RNA-binding protein Luc7-like 2 isoform X1, producing MTAHDQMRAMLDQLMGTGRNGENNKFQVKYSDPKVCKSFLLACCPHEILSSTRMDLGECPQIHDLALRADYEAAQKKKDHFYDIDAMEHLQNFIADCDRRTEQAKQRLAETQEELSAEVAAKANNVHVLAEEIGKKLAKAEQLGEEGFVEESMKLMGEIDELRKKKNEAEQEYRNSMPASSYQQQKLRVCEVCSAYLGIHDNDRRLADHFGGKLHLGFIKIREKLAELQKTVEERRKEKRESLLDRRRDRDRDDRDRDRDRSDSRRGGLGYRDKDRERDRERDRDRDRDRDRDRERDRDRDRDRERRDRDRRKSRSRSRSRGKRSKRSRSNSRSRRSRSRRSGSNDRKR from the exons gtgaaaataacaaatttcaaGTGAAGTACTCGGATCCAAAGGTGTGCAAGAGCTTTTTACTGGCATGCTGTCCACATGAAATCTTATCATCAACG CGCATGGACCTGGGAGAATGCCCCCAGATTCACGACCTGGCCCTACGGGCTGATTATGAGGCTGCgcaaaagaagaaagatcACTTTTATGACATTGAC gCGATGGAgcatttgcaaaatttcataGCCGATTGTGATCGTCGTACGGAACAGGCGAAGCAACGGCTCGCAGAAACGCAAGAGGAGCTGAGCGCGGAGGTTGCAGCTAAAGCGAACAATGTCCACGTTCTTGCGGAGGAGATCGGTAAAAAATTGGCGAAAGCCGAGCAACTTGGCGAAGAAGGTTTCGTCGAGGAATCGATGAAACTGATGGGCGAAATAGACGAGctgagaaagaagaaaaacgaagCTGAACAAGAATATAGGAACAGCATGCCAGCATCCAGTTACCAGCAACAGAAATTAAGGGTCTGCGAGGTTTGCAGTGCCTACCTTGGCATTCACGATAACGACAGACGTTTGGCGGATCATTTCGGTGGGAAGTTGCATCTGGGATTCATTAAGATCCGCGAGAAATTGGCAGAGCTTCAGAAAACTGTCGAAGAGAGACGCAAAGAGAAACGGGAATCGCTGCTCGACAGACGCAGAGATAGGGACAGAGATGATCGGGACAGGGACCGTGATAGATCGGATAGCCGACGTGGAGGTTTGGGTTATAGAGATAAGGATCGCGAGCGTGACCGTGAACGCGATCGTGACCGTGACAGAGATCGCGATCGTGACCGTGAGCGTGATCGTGATCGGGACCGAGATCGTGAACGCAGAGACAGAGACAGGAGAAAGTCACGTTCTCGAAGCCGCAGTCGTGGAAAAAG ATCAAAACGTTCCCGCAGTAATAGCCGTAGCCGTCGATCCCGTTCCCGTCGTAGTGGGTCGAACGATCGAAAAAGATAA
- the LOC114877780 gene encoding protein pellino isoform X2, producing MVIRSDGGSSESPLLVEEGETVGAPHSPHTKHNHSHSHANPHRSHSYRHEKPKQLVKYGELVILGYNGFLPPGDRGRRRSKFVLFKRPVPNGVKRSKHYIVKTPHSSQAILNTKQHSISYTLSRTQAVIVEYTEDEGTDMFQVGRSSESPIDFVVMDTCAGGSDSSNEGRVAQSTISRFACRILADRSDPRIARIYAAGFDSSRNIFLGEKATKWQENREIDGLTTNGVLIMHPRGQFCGGEAQCGFWREVSVGGGVFSLRESRSAQQKGNVVEDENNILQDGTLIDLCGATLLWRSAEGLAKSPTKHDLEELVDAINAGRPQCPVGLNTLVIPRKAATDSTQQQPYVYLKCGHVQGHHDWGQEKDKATRRCPMCLIAGSVVKLSMGIEPAFYVDCGPPTYAFRPCGHMATEKTVKYWEKVAIPHGTNGYIAICPFCAVPLEGTPGYVKLIFQDNVD from the exons ATGGTGATACG ATCCGACGGTGGTAGTAGTGAAAGTCCATTACTCGTGGAAGAAGGAGAAACAGTTGGTGCACCTCATAGTCCGCACACCAAACATAATCATAGTCATTCGCATGCTAATCCTCATAGGTCCCATAGTTACCGCCATGAAAAACCAAAACAATTAGTAAAATACGGAGAGTTAGTCATTCTTGG ATACAATGGATTCCTCCCACCGGGAGACCGGGGAAGAAGGAGAAGTAAGTTTGTTCTTTTTAAGAGGCCTGTACCAAATGGTGTGAAACGCAGTAAACATTACATTGTTAAAACACCTCACAGTTCACAAGCTATCCTTAATACGAAACAACATTCGATATCGTACACTCTTTCACGAACACAAGCGGTTATCGTAGAATATACCGAAGATGAAGGAACCGATATGTTTCAG GTGGGACGTTCTTCCGAATCTCCAATTGATTTCGTCGTCATGGATACCTGTGCAGGCGGCAGCGACAGCTCCAACGAAGGGCGCGTCGCTCAAAGTACAATTAGCAGATTTGCCTGCCGAATTCTAGCCGATCGGTCAGATCCTCGAATTGCAAGAATATATGCCGCGGGTTTTGATAGTTCAAGGAATATCTTTTTAGGG GAAAAAGCAACAAAGTGGCAAGAGAATCGTGAGATCGATGGACTCACGACAAACGGCGTTCTAATAATGCATCCACGGGGTCAGTTTTGCGGTGGCGAGGCACAATGTGGTTTTTGGAGAGAAGTGAGCGTAGGTGGTGGTGTATTCTCTTTAAGAGAAAGCCGAAGTGCCCAACAAAAAGGAAACGTTGTGgaggatgaaaataatattctacAAGATGGAACTTTGATTGATCTTTGTGGTGCTACGTTGCTTTGGAGATCAGCCGAAGGTCTGGCAAAGTCTCCG ACGAAGCACGATTTGGAAGAATTGGTTGATGCTATTAATGCCGGAAGACCACAGTGCCCGGTCGGTTTGAATACTTTAGTCATACCACGTAAAGCAGCTACGGATTCGACTCAACAACAGCCGTATGTATATTTGAAATGTGGACACGTACAAGGTCATCATGACTGGGGACAAGAGAAAGACAAAGCTACACGAAGGTGTCCAATGTGTTTAATAGCTGGTTCGGTAGTTAAACTTTCAATGGGAATAGAACCAGCATTTTACGTTGATTGTGGCCCACCTACTTACGCGTTTAGGCCTTGTGGACACATGGCCACAGAGAAAACTGTTAA atatTGGGAAAAGGTCGCAATACCGCACGGAACAAACGGTTACATTGCAATTTGTCCATTTTGTGCAGTCCCTCTCGAAGGAACACCAGGATACGTAAAACTGATTTTCCAAGATAATGTAGACTGA
- the LOC114877781 gene encoding putative RNA-binding protein Luc7-like 2 isoform X3, with protein MACIKLRMDLGECPQIHDLALRADYEAAQKKKDHFYDIDAMEHLQNFIADCDRRTEQAKQRLAETQEELSAEVAAKANNVHVLAEEIGKKLAKAEQLGEEGFVEESMKLMGEIDELRKKKNEAEQEYRNSMPASSYQQQKLRVCEVCSAYLGIHDNDRRLADHFGGKLHLGFIKIREKLAELQKTVEERRKEKRESLLDRRRDRDRDDRDRDRDRSDSRRGGLGYRDKDRERDRERDRDRDRDRDRDRERDRDRDRDRERRDRDRRKSRSRSRSRGKRSKRSRSNSRSRRSRSRRSGSNDRKR; from the exons ATGGCCTGTATAAAGTTG CGCATGGACCTGGGAGAATGCCCCCAGATTCACGACCTGGCCCTACGGGCTGATTATGAGGCTGCgcaaaagaagaaagatcACTTTTATGACATTGAC gCGATGGAgcatttgcaaaatttcataGCCGATTGTGATCGTCGTACGGAACAGGCGAAGCAACGGCTCGCAGAAACGCAAGAGGAGCTGAGCGCGGAGGTTGCAGCTAAAGCGAACAATGTCCACGTTCTTGCGGAGGAGATCGGTAAAAAATTGGCGAAAGCCGAGCAACTTGGCGAAGAAGGTTTCGTCGAGGAATCGATGAAACTGATGGGCGAAATAGACGAGctgagaaagaagaaaaacgaagCTGAACAAGAATATAGGAACAGCATGCCAGCATCCAGTTACCAGCAACAGAAATTAAGGGTCTGCGAGGTTTGCAGTGCCTACCTTGGCATTCACGATAACGACAGACGTTTGGCGGATCATTTCGGTGGGAAGTTGCATCTGGGATTCATTAAGATCCGCGAGAAATTGGCAGAGCTTCAGAAAACTGTCGAAGAGAGACGCAAAGAGAAACGGGAATCGCTGCTCGACAGACGCAGAGATAGGGACAGAGATGATCGGGACAGGGACCGTGATAGATCGGATAGCCGACGTGGAGGTTTGGGTTATAGAGATAAGGATCGCGAGCGTGACCGTGAACGCGATCGTGACCGTGACAGAGATCGCGATCGTGACCGTGAGCGTGATCGTGATCGGGACCGAGATCGTGAACGCAGAGACAGAGACAGGAGAAAGTCACGTTCTCGAAGCCGCAGTCGTGGAAAAAG ATCAAAACGTTCCCGCAGTAATAGCCGTAGCCGTCGATCCCGTTCCCGTCGTAGTGGGTCGAACGATCGAAAAAGATAA
- the LOC114877781 gene encoding putative RNA-binding protein Luc7-like 2 isoform X2, producing MICKSQRMDLGECPQIHDLALRADYEAAQKKKDHFYDIDAMEHLQNFIADCDRRTEQAKQRLAETQEELSAEVAAKANNVHVLAEEIGKKLAKAEQLGEEGFVEESMKLMGEIDELRKKKNEAEQEYRNSMPASSYQQQKLRVCEVCSAYLGIHDNDRRLADHFGGKLHLGFIKIREKLAELQKTVEERRKEKRESLLDRRRDRDRDDRDRDRDRSDSRRGGLGYRDKDRERDRERDRDRDRDRDRDRERDRDRDRDRERRDRDRRKSRSRSRSRGKRSKRSRSNSRSRRSRSRRSGSNDRKR from the exons ATGATTTGTAAATCGCAGCGCATGGACCTGGGAGAATGCCCCCAGATTCACGACCTGGCCCTACGGGCTGATTATGAGGCTGCgcaaaagaagaaagatcACTTTTATGACATTGAC gCGATGGAgcatttgcaaaatttcataGCCGATTGTGATCGTCGTACGGAACAGGCGAAGCAACGGCTCGCAGAAACGCAAGAGGAGCTGAGCGCGGAGGTTGCAGCTAAAGCGAACAATGTCCACGTTCTTGCGGAGGAGATCGGTAAAAAATTGGCGAAAGCCGAGCAACTTGGCGAAGAAGGTTTCGTCGAGGAATCGATGAAACTGATGGGCGAAATAGACGAGctgagaaagaagaaaaacgaagCTGAACAAGAATATAGGAACAGCATGCCAGCATCCAGTTACCAGCAACAGAAATTAAGGGTCTGCGAGGTTTGCAGTGCCTACCTTGGCATTCACGATAACGACAGACGTTTGGCGGATCATTTCGGTGGGAAGTTGCATCTGGGATTCATTAAGATCCGCGAGAAATTGGCAGAGCTTCAGAAAACTGTCGAAGAGAGACGCAAAGAGAAACGGGAATCGCTGCTCGACAGACGCAGAGATAGGGACAGAGATGATCGGGACAGGGACCGTGATAGATCGGATAGCCGACGTGGAGGTTTGGGTTATAGAGATAAGGATCGCGAGCGTGACCGTGAACGCGATCGTGACCGTGACAGAGATCGCGATCGTGACCGTGAGCGTGATCGTGATCGGGACCGAGATCGTGAACGCAGAGACAGAGACAGGAGAAAGTCACGTTCTCGAAGCCGCAGTCGTGGAAAAAG ATCAAAACGTTCCCGCAGTAATAGCCGTAGCCGTCGATCCCGTTCCCGTCGTAGTGGGTCGAACGATCGAAAAAGATAA